A DNA window from Hevea brasiliensis isolate MT/VB/25A 57/8 chromosome 2, ASM3005281v1, whole genome shotgun sequence contains the following coding sequences:
- the LOC110670361 gene encoding LOW QUALITY PROTEIN: AAA-ATPase At3g50940 (The sequence of the model RefSeq protein was modified relative to this genomic sequence to represent the inferred CDS: inserted 1 base in 1 codon; deleted 1 base in 1 codon) produces the protein MLSLQNGQNTKNFLITISTLAASTVLVHSISKIFMPSRIRRFIFPNLHSLSCHPFSSQLNTIVIEEYKEHHLNQMFQAVNAYLTFIVNTSNGRENQAEQAIGKDQEIPDVFQNVQVSWKLVFTKIGSFDNRIQYATAESEIRSFELTFHEKHRETMLNSYLHYILEHREAKKIQKFRLSCYRPLNWQPDDTFDHSMTFXTLVLDSEIKRAVWDDFNTFVNAKEFYGRIGKAWKRNYLLNGPPGSGKSSLIAAMANHLNYDVYELDLAVFPSDFNYNFFVDRIPNRSVLVIKNVDCRIEQPENPDQNEEMLLHCTDGLWSCCGNERIIIFTATHKETVSPALLRPGRIDMNIHMPYCSISTFKQLAFHYLEIQHHELFQEIEGLLEEAEVTREEVLGELKKNSDVGVSFQGLVEFLHRKKLKMDEAETSTRVDAKEWN, from the exons ATGTTGTCCCTCCAAAATGGACAAAATacaaaaaattttctcatcacaATATCCACCCTCGCTGCTTCCACAGTTCTTGTTCATAGCATTTCCAAAATTTTCATGCCTTCCAGAATCCGAAGATTCATCTTCCCCAATCTCCATAGCCTTTCCTGTCATCCCTTCTCCTCTCAATTAAACACTATAGTTATAGAAGAATATAAAGAGCATCACCTTAACCAAATGTTTCAGGCTGTTAATGCCTATTTGACCTTCATAGTGAACACATCAAATGGCAGAGAGAACCAAGCTGAGCAAGCCATTGGTAAAGATCAGGAAATACCTGATGTTTTTCAAAATGTACAGGTAAGTTGGAAATTGGTTTTTACAAAGATTGGATCCTTCGACAATAGGATTCAATATGCAACTGCTGAATCCGAAATAAGATCCTTTGAGCTAACTTTTCATGAGAAGCACAGAGAGACAATGCTGAATTCATATTTACATTACATTTTGGAGCATAGAGAAGCGAAAAAGATTCAA AAGTTTCGGCTGTCTTGTTATCGTCCCTTGAACTGGCAGCCTGATGACACATTTGATCACTCAATGACAT AGACCCTTGTGTTGGATTCAGAAATTAAGAGAGCAGTGTGGGACGATTTCAACACCTTCGTGAATGCCAAGGAGTTCTATGGAAGGATTGGGAAAGCATGGAAACGGAATTACTTGTTAAATGGTCCTCCTGGCTCTGGCAAATCAAGCTTGATTGCAGCCATGGCTAATCACTTAAACTATGACGTCTACGAGCTAGATCTGGCAGTTTTTCCATCCGATTTTAATTATAACTTTTTTGTGGATAGAATCCCTAATCGATCTGTACTTGTGATAAAGAATGTTGATTGCAGAATTGAGCAACCAGAGAACCCTGATCAAAATGAG GAAATGCTACTCCATTGCACGGATGGACTTTGGTCATGCTGTGGCAATGAACGTATCATAATTTTCACTGCGACTCACAAAGAAACGGTTAGTCCAGCTCTATTAAGGCCTGGTCGTATCGACATGAACATCCACATGCCGTATTGTAGCATCTCTACATTCAAGCAATTAGCCTTCCATTATCTTGAAATTCAACATCACGAGCTTTTTCAAGAGATTGAAGGGCTCCTAGAGGAAGCTGAAGTGACCCGGGAAGAAGTCTTAGGAGAGCTGAAGAAGAATAGTGATGTGGGAGTTTCTTTCCAAGGTCTTGTTGAATTCCTTCATAGAAAGAAATTGAAGATGGATGAGGCTGAAACTAGCACGAGAGTAGATGCCAAAGAATGGAATTAG
- the LOC110664949 gene encoding transcription repressor OFP16, which translates to MAGTLGRNLHLCFTKIKRQLEPQSPSTLLAPHDHSHPLVINNFNSLFDYTFVSASKSPTPSSSSSSVASSSSSEPDFATIFASQRFFFSSPGRSNSIIESTPSSATPTESSGSLVGIKCDNAAPLSDTGTMNNDQSDRSSLESWNSGAVKHSVAVHTYSPDPYLDFRRSMQEMVEARELVDVKANWDYLHELLLCYLALNPKSTHKFIVRAFADLLVSLLALQPAVAPAEGE; encoded by the coding sequence ATGGCAGGAACACTGGGGAGGAATCTTCATCTCTGCTTTACCAAGATCAAGCGTCAGCTAGAGCCCCAATCTCCTTCTACTCTTTTAGCTCCACACGATCACAGCCATCCACttgtcataaataattttaactcTCTCTTTGACTACACCTTTGTCTCCGCCTCTAAATCCCCGACTCCGTCGTCCTCTTCCTCTTCCGTtgcttcctcctcctcctctgaACCTGACTTCGCCACCATATTCGCCTCCCAACGTTTCTTCTTCTCCTCCCCAGGCCGCTCCAATTCCATCATTGAATCAACACCCTCCAGTGCTACTCCAACAGAATCATCTGGCTCGCTGGTAGGAATAAAGTGTGATAATGCTGCGCCGCTTTCGGACACCGGTACGATGAATAATGATCAATCCGACAGGTCGTCTTTAGAATCGTGGAACTCTGGAGCCGTTAAACACAGCGTAGCGGTCCACACGTACTCGCCGGACCCTTATTTGGACTTCAGGAGATCCATGCAGGAGATGGTGGAGGCACGCGAGTTGGTGGACGTGAAGGCCAATTGGGACTACTTGCATGAGCTTCTGCTGTGTTATCTTGCGCTGAATCCTAAGAGTACCCACAAGTTTATTGTTCGAGCTTTTGCTGACCTCCTTGTTAGTCTCTTGGCATTGCAACCGGCAGTGGCGCCGGCGGAGGGAGAGTGA
- the LOC110670362 gene encoding AAA-ATPase At5g17730 has product MMINSLPRGNQSPSISLTFQKKHQETVLNCYMPYISERSKAIREECKAITLYQVGLEYTVDFDHPITFETLAMDSEIKAMVLNDLNTFRNVGKAKECYRSNGKAWKRGYLLYGPPGTGKSSLIAAMANHLKYDIYDFDLSGVENNPGEYLWSMVRNSSSKSMLVFEDIDSSVKPQNPESEDQPGRSGHYMETLLTLLNEAWSCCGDGQIIVLTTTQKEMLEPQLLKPGLIDLQIHMSYCTISAFNQLAFNHFGIRHHGLFEDIEGLIQKVEITLAEVVVELMKSRDAEVSLQGLVRLLHKKLAEKENLQN; this is encoded by the exons ATGATGATCAATTCATTGCCTCGAGGCAACCAAAGTCCATCAATAAGCCTTACATTTCAGAAGAAACATCAGGAAACTGTGTTGAATTGTTACATGCCATACATTTCAGAGCGATCAAAGGCTATTAGAGAAGAATGCAAGGCAATAACGCTCTATCAGGTAGGCTTAGAATATACCGTCGATTTCGATCACCCAATAACGTTTGAGACCCTTGCAATGGATTCAGAGATCAAAGCAATGGTGTTAAATGATTTGAACACCTTCAGGAATGTTGGCAAGGCGAAGGAATGTTACAGAAGTAATGGAAAAGCATGGAAACGTGGTTACTTGTTATATGGTCCTCCTGGCACAGGCAAGTCAAGCTTGATAGCAGCTATGGCTAATCACTTGAAGTATGACATCTATGACTTTGATTTATCAGGAGTAGAAAATAATCCTGGTGAATATTTGTGGTCAATGGTTCGTAACAGTTCCAGCAAATCTATGCTTGTGTTCGAAGATATTGACAGTAGTGTCAAGCCACAAAACCCAGAATCAGAGGATCAACCAGGACGAAGTGGTCATTATATG GAAACACTCTTGACACTTCTCAATGAGGCTTGGTCATGCTGTGGTGATGGACAAATCATTGTCTTGACAACCACTCAAAAGGAAATGCTTGAACCTCAGCTACTGAAGCCTGGTCTAATTGACTTGCAGATTCATATGTCATATTGTACCATTTCTGCATTTAACCAATTGGCGTTCAATCATTTTGGAATTCGACATCACGGACTCTTTGAAGATATTGAAGGGCTTATACAGAAGGTTGAAATCACCCTGGCAGAAGTTGTAGTAGAACTCATGAAGAGTAGGGATGCTGAAGTTTCCCTCCAGGGCCTAGTCAGATTGCTTCACAAGAAGCTAGCTGAAAAGGAAAATTTGCAAAACTGA